Within the Deltaproteobacteria bacterium genome, the region TCCTTCTGAGGTTAAAGGATGAGCAGTGGGATGAGGTCCTCGATGTAAACTTGAAGGGGATCTTTTATTGCACCCAGGCCGTAGCCCCTTATATGATCAAGCAGCGCTACGGTAAGATCATCAACATCTCTTCCATCTATGGCCGGATAGGGGTGGTAGGAGATACTAACTACGCAGCCTCCAAGGCGGGGATCGTCGGCTTTACTAAGAGTGTGGCCAAGGAGCTGGCCAGATATACAATCAATGTCAACGCCATCATGCCCGGGCTGATCGACACCCCCTTGCTGAGGGGAATACCGGAGAAGTATCTCCAGCCGATGATAGAGGAAGTTCCTTTGGGTAGGGTAGGTAAACCCGAGGATATCGCCAATGTGGTCGCCTTCCTCGCCTCTGACGATGCAAGCTATATGACCGGCGCCATCCTAGAGGTAACCGGCGGGTGGAACATGTGAAGGATATGGTCCTTGTCAGGAG harbors:
- the fabG gene encoding 3-oxoacyl-ACP reductase FabG, with amino-acid sequence MDLAGKRAIVTGAGQGIGKRTALKLAQRGADLIIDDINPETAPKTAQEVQALGRKAIAVVADVSKKTEVEELIKTAVRELGGMDILVNNAGIARSALLLRLKDEQWDEVLDVNLKGIFYCTQAVAPYMIKQRYGKIINISSIYGRIGVVGDTNYAASKAGIVGFTKSVAKELARYTINVNAIMPGLIDTPLLRGIPEKYLQPMIEEVPLGRVGKPEDIANVVAFLASDDASYMTGAILEVTGGWNM